In one window of Massilibacterium senegalense DNA:
- a CDS encoding GNAT family N-acetyltransferase, translated as MEFQFTETPKPQFFYEQDGEVLAIITYDVVDNDVFAVDHTFVSEKLRGQGVAKQLLEAVVDKAQKESKKIKPICSYVVTAFKRNPEYQKLEAK; from the coding sequence ATGGAATTTCAATTTACAGAAACACCTAAACCACAATTTTTTTATGAGCAAGATGGAGAAGTGTTAGCAATAATCACCTATGACGTTGTAGATAATGATGTCTTTGCAGTTGATCATACATTCGTTTCTGAAAAATTACGTGGACAAGGTGTTGCAAAACAATTGTTAGAAGCTGTTGTGGATAAAGCACAAAAAGAAAGTAAAAAAATTAAGCCTATTTGTTCCTATGTAGTTACAGCGTTTAAACGCAACCCAGAATATCAAAAATTAGAGGCCAAATAA